ACCCGATTACGCTCACCCCCACCGAGGGCCGCGTCGTGGTCACCGCGGGCGGCAAGACCATCGCCGACAGCCGGGAGGCCATCACCTTGAAAGAGGCCGAGTATCCGGCCGTGCAGTACATCCCGCGCAAGGATGTGGACATGTCGCTGCTCACGCCCACCGACAACTACAGCTACTGCGTCTTCAAGGGCGACTGCAGCTACTACTCGATCCCCGCGGGCGGCGAAAAGTCCGTCAACGCCGTGTGGTCCTACGAAGCCGCCCATGGCGCCGTGACCGAGATCACCGGTCACGTCGCCTTCTATCCCAGCCGCGTGGACGCGATTACGATCGGCTGATGACACGTCCCATCAAGGGCGCCTGCCGGTGCGGCCGAACCACCTTCGCGGTGACGGGCGCACCGCTCATCCGGGCCGCCTGCCACTGCACCGGCCGCCAGCAGATAACGGGCTCGGGGGCTTGATGCCTCCGACACAAACCCTGCGCCGTAGGCGATTCACTGACGGCGGCGAGGCCGAAGGCTCTGGGTTAGCGAAGGCGCCTTCGTGACCTTTCTGTCCTTCGTGTCGAACAAGACGCCAACCGATCTCAAGCCGACCTTGATGGCGGCGCTTAGCAATCGAATGTGCCTCAATGCGCCTCTTGCACTTCAGCGATGACGGGACGATCGAGCGGTTCGAACCACAGCCGGTGAAAACGCCGTCGGAGCGGGGACCGGGTCGGGAATGGCTGAACGGACCGCTGGTCTGGGGGATCGCCGAAGACTATGCGGCCATGTACCTGTTCCCGCGCGAGTGCCCACGCATCCTCATCTGGGCGACGGCGCAGACGACGGAGGAAGATCGACACGGCCTCTGGGGCCGGTCCGAGGCGCGCATCATCGCCCACATCGAATGGGAGTGGTTCGAGGCCCTGACCACAGGCCGGCTCTGGCGCTACACCCTGCCCGTCGAGACCTTCGAAGACCTGTCAGACGCAGGCATGTGGGTCTCGCGCACGGCGGTGGAGCCACGCAGCGTCCACCTGCTGAAGGATCTGCCAGGCGCGCTCGCCGACGCGGGCGTGGAACTGCGGGTGCTGCCTAGCCTGGCGCCGCTAAAGGACCTCTGGGACACCAGCGTCCACGCCAGCGGCATACGCCTGCGCAATGCGCGCAGTTGGGTGGCCTAAACCTCCTAGCTCAAAGGGTGCTCGGCATAGAGCGCCCGTTCGCGCGCGATCAGGATATCGGCGAGAAACCAGTATGCCTCGCCCCAGGCCTCAAGCACCTTATCGCTAGCCGCCTCTCCCAGGACGTCGCGAATGGCGGGCAGCAGCGCTTCCGCGACCTTCGGATAATGCTCAGGCTTCACATACGTCTGAACATGGCGGGCAGCCATGCGCTCGACCGCGCCGGCGAGGGCGGGGAGGTTATCGACATTCTGGGCATAGGCGACGATCGCCGCCGCCAGGCGCTTGGGCTGTTCCCCGGACGTCTGGGCGGCCTCGTCGAAAAGGGCTTTGATTTCTGGGTCGACGAAGAGGCGTTCGTACATCCGGGTGGTGATCGCAACACCGTGCTGCACCAGCACCGGAGCCGTCGCCTTCACGATCTGAATGGATTCGGCGGAAAGCTCATTGGCCATTTGGACATCCTTCTCATCAGCCGGGCGCGGGAGAGAACATCGCCGCAGCGATGACAATCATGGGGCGGATCGAGGCTTCCGTCCGCTGAAATCATGATGCGGGCGCGAAACGCCCGCGGTTTCACAGGTCATAGGCGCGATCAGCCGAGCTGCGTCAGCCTCATCGATAGGCGCAATCGGACGAATCGGGCCTATCACCCCGCAAGCTTGGCGAAGGCCTCCGGGCGCGGGCGTTTAGGCCTTATCGAAGCTCGTATTGTCAGCGCGCGCTTCCAGCGCCTCCATGTTGGCGGTGACGCGGGCGGCCTTGTCCTTGATGCGCTGGGCCGCGCCAATGCCGAGCGGCAGGCGCAGGGGGGCGTTGTCATCATAGACCTGCTCGATGATCAGCTTGGCCGCCTTGACCGGATCGCCCGGCTCATTGCCGACCGCGCCGTCCATCCGCCGCCGAACCGCGCCCGAGGCGTGGTCGTATTCCGGCATGATGTTCTTGGGGTACCAGAGCGAACCGATGATCGCGGTGCGGAAGAGGCCGGGCTCGATGATCAGGGTGCGCACGCCGAAGGGGGCGAGCTCGCCCTGCATGCCTTCGTGGATCATCTCAACGGCCGACTTAGTCGCCGAATAGTGCGCCATGCCGGGCGACGCGATCTGGCCGCCGACCGAGGAGACAACGCCCAGCACGCCGGAGCCCCGCGCCCGCATCTGGGGCGTGAAGGCGCGGACCATGTTCAGCACGCCGAACAGGTTGGTCTCGTAGAGCGGCCGATACTCTTCCGGCTCCAGTTCCTCGATGGCGCCGACCACGGAGAATCCGGCGTTGTTGATCAGGACGTCGATCCCGCCGAAGGCCTCGTCGCCGGCGGCGACTGCGGCCGCGACGTCGTCAGGATTGGTGACATCGAGCTTAATGGCCCGCGCCGTGTCGGGATACTGGGCGGCGAGGTCAGCCAGGACCTCCGGCTTGCGGGCGGTCAGCAGGACCTGGTCGCCGCGGGCCAGCGCCGCCTCGGCCAGGAAGCGGCCGAAGCCGGTGGAGCAGCCGGTGATCAGCCAACGGCGGTGTTCGGTGTCGGACATGGACGTTTCCATCAGGCAGGAGGCGTCGGCCGCGGGGCGCGGGCGTCGTTAACAAGGTTCGGAGGGTGCGGCGGACCCGGGAGCCCGCCGCTACGCGCACTTAGGCGTTGGCGGGCGCAGGCTTGGCCGCAGCCGCCGCTGCACGGCCGGCGCCGACCACATTTCCGCTGTCGTCGCCCTCGCGCGGCGCCAGGGTGTCGAGCTCGGCCTTTTCTTCCGGCGAGAGAACCCAGCCGGCGGCCTTGACGTTCATGGCCACCTGCTCGGGGTTGCTGACGCCGGTGATGACCGAACCGACCTGCGGATTGGCGAGCAGCCAGGCTACCGCGAGCTCGGCCGTCGTGCGTTGCCGATCCGCCGCAAAGGGCTTCAGCTTATCGACGATGGCGAAGTTGCGGTCGTTGGTGTTGTTGGCGACCACGCCGGAGCCCTCGGCCCCGCGGGTGCCGGCCGGAGCGGCCTCGCCCTTGGTGTACTTGCCCGTGAGGAAGCCGCCGCCCAGAGGAAAGTATGGGATGATGCTGAGGCCGAATTCCTTAGTGAATGGCACGAGCTCGGCTTCGATCTGCCGGCGCAGCATGTTGTAGTGATCCTGCGCCGTGATGTAGCTCTTCACGCCCATGGCGCGAGCCGTGTACCAACTCTTCGCCAAATGCCAGGCGGAGTGGTTGGACGATCCGATCTCACGCACCTTGCCGGCCTTCACCAGACGATCGAGCGCGGCCAGGATTTCATGTTCCGGTGTCTTCAAGCTGGGCTGGTGGAGCTGGTAGAGGTCAATATGATCGACACCCAGCTTCTTCAGGCTCTCATCGCAGCGGTCGGTGATGTACTGGCCGACATTGGCGTCACCCAGGTTGCGCAGGTTGAACTTGGTTGCGATCACCCACTTATCACGGCGATCGGCGAGCGCCTTGCCGACGAAGATCTCCGATTGGCCGCCGCCATAGCCGTTGGCGGTGTCGACGAAATTGACGCCCAGGTCGTGGGCGGCGTGGATGGTGCGGATGCTGGCCGCCTCGTCCAGGCGCGGCGGGCCGAAGGTGTTGCCGCCTAGCGCAACGACCGAAACGCGCAAATCGCTATTGCCCAGATTGCGATATTCCATAGTCCGCCTCCCCAAAATTTCACCGGCGCCGGCCTAGGCTGGCGCAAGTCATTGTCGGCCGCCCTCGGCGGTCTGTTGCCGGCAGTTTGAGCCTGCGCGCGCGCATGGACAAGTCCTTGCCCCGGCAATTGTCCAAAGGCTTCTAGACGGTCTCCGGAGCGGCCGGAAATCGCATGTTGGGATGGCGAGGTATTCGCGCGAGTTATATGTGCGCGACCCCCAGGCCGAAGGACCCCATGGCGAGCATCCAAATCGCCATGGCGAGCATCATCAGGTTCTCGGTGAGGGACAGGAAGCCCAGGGGCACGTTGCTGTCCCCGCCGACGCAGGCGCACTTGAGTTCGCGCTTGTCGACATAGACCGCCTTGATCACCGAGACAGCGCCGATCCCGCCGATGAAGATAGCGATGGGCGCCGACAGCCAGGTGAGGACGCCAGCGGTCATCAGCATCCCCGCGCCCAGTTCGGCGAAGGGATAGATGCGGCCGTAGGGGATCCAGCGCTTGGCCAGCAGGTCGTAGTTCAGGAACATTGTCGAGAAGCTGTCGATGTCGCGCAGCTTCAGCATCGCAAGCGCCATCATCGACAGGCTGATGAACCACTCGCCCGTGCGCACCGTCAGGAGCTGGCCGAAGACGCCGTAGCTGAGGGCGAGCGCCATCAGCGCGGTGACGACGAAGACCACCAGGACCGGGGTATAGGTCTTGGCCTTGGGGTCGTGGACCTTGAGGCCAAGGAAGCGGCGCAGGTCGTCGTGGCCGCCAATGCGCTGGCCGTCGATCCAGATCTGCGGCGTGGTCTTGACCCCGTGCTCGGCCTTGAAGGCCTCGGTCTCGTCGCGGTTGTGGAGGTGGTGATCGTCGATCTGGAAGCCGCGGCGCTTCAGCAGGTCGCGGGCGCGCAGGCCCCAAGGGCACGTGTGGGTGTCGTACACCATCCGGTAGAGCTCGGCGTGGCGAATGGGCTTGGTCATTTGGCGCCTCCTTCAAGGCTTGTCTGTCTGTCTCGCCCGTCTATGTAAGGTCCGTACCATGGTACGGGGTCAAGAGGCGGCTATGACGACCATCGCAGGATTGGCCCGCGCCGGCGGGGTCGGCGTCGAGACGGTGCGGTATTATCAGCGGCGCGGCCTGCTGCCGACGCCCGAGCGGCCGGCCGGCGGATCGCGCGACGGCGGCGCGCGGCGCTATGATGGCGAGGCCGTGCGGCGCCTGCGGTTCATCCGCTCAGCCCAGGCGGCCGGGTTCACCCTGGAGCAGATCGCCGAACTGCTGGCGCTGGACGCCGGCTCTGATCACGCCCGCGCCCAGGCCCTGGCGCGCGAGCGGATCGCTGCGCTGGACGCGCGTATTGCCGAGCTGGAGACGGCGCGCAGCTCGCTGCGGCGCCTGGCCGACGCCTGCAGCGCCGGCGACCATGGCCCCTGCCCGATCCTGGCGTCGTTCGAGGCTCAGGGCGCGATCTGATCCTCGCGGCACTGGGCCGGCGCCTTGTCAGGCCGCCAGCGGACCAGGCGTGTTCCGTGGCGGAAGCGGCCCGCCGTGACCTGGTCGAACAAGACCTCGACAACCAGCTCCGGCTTGAGCGCCGTCCATTGGGCGGAGCGTTCATCTCTCCAGCGGCTGGGCCCGCCGGGCATATCGCCGGTGAAGCCCGGACCGCCAGTGACGGCCTCCAGTTGGCGAGTGAGATCGGGCCGCTCGGCGTCGCTGATCATCGAGGTGAAGCCGACGTGGTTCAGGCGTCCCTCGGCGTCGTAGAGACCAAGCAGCAGCGAGCCTACGAGCTGTTGATCCTTGAGATAACGGAAGCCGCCGACGACGCAGTCGGCTGTTCTCAGGCGCTTGATTTTCAGCATGGCGCGCTCGCCTGGCGCGTAGACGCCGTCGCAGCGCTTGGCGACCACGCCATCGGTCTCGGCGCCCGATCCCTCCAGCCAGCGTCGGGCCTGGACGATGTCCGCCGCGCTCGGCGACAGGCGCAGATGCTCGGGAAGGTCGAGCGCGTCCACAAGGTCTTCGAGCGCAGCACGCCGGCTCTGCAGCGGCGCCGCGAGCAAGGGCGCCCCTCTCGGCCCCAGCAGGCAGTCGAAAAGGATGAGATCGGCCGGCGTCTCTATGGAGAGCTTATCGATGCGGCTTTGGGCCGGATGCAGCCGCATCTGCAGGGCGTCGAAGGCGAGGCGTCCCTCCACCGGGATGACCAATTCGCCGTCGAGGACGAAGCGCTGCGGCGCGGTCTGGGCCAACCGCGCGGCGACCTCCGGAAAGAAGCGGGTCAGCGACTTGCCAGACTTGGCCTTGAGTTCAACCTCGCCGCCGGCGCGGTAGGCCAGGCAGCGGAAGCCGTCCCACTTGGGCTCGAACCACCAGCCCGGATCGGCCGGCAGCGCGGCGATGCGCTTGGCCTCCATGGGGGCCAGGTCGAGCGGGACGGGCAGGTCGGCGAGGCTGGGCATGACGATGCCCAACCCTCCGGGCGCCGCTGGCGTTCCGCCCTCGTTGACCCGCGATCACGGCCTATCTGACAGAGCGGTGCAGCGAGCGGACGAAGCCTGCGCCGCCATCCCTCGAGAAACTATGACGCGGGCGCGGCCATGATGACGATGTCGGGCTTCGGCGCGCCGGCGATCTCCACGACGTGGCGGCCGGCTTTCAGCGGGAAATCAACCATCTTGCGGACCGTGCCGCAGGGCGGGCCGTGGGCATGGGCGGCGGCCTCGATCAGCAGGCCGTTCTCGACCACATCGACCCACGCAGGCTCGCTGAGCGAAAGCCGGTAGGTTCCGGCGACGGGGACGTTCAGTTCGAAGAGCCCGGCGTAGGTCTCGCCGGCCGGGGTCTTCTGCGGCGCGACCGGGAAGACCACCTCGGCGCCGCTGGTCAGCCGCGCCTTGGCCGACTGGCCGAGGCCCAGCATGGCCGCGCTGGCCCCGCCGTCCTCGGTGGCGGCGGTGAGTTCGACCCGGCGACTCCAGCCGGCCGGCGCGGCGACATCCACAGCTGCGCAGGCCGGCGCCCCATGCGCGGCATGATCTTGCGCGCGATGCTCCTGAGCCAGGGCGGGGCCGACGAGCGCGAGGGCCGCAATCACAGGCAGACAGAGGCGCAGCATGGGAAAATCCTTCATGACGTCTGCTCAACGGGTTCGGTAAGGAAGTGACGGCCCTGGCGGTCGTCGATCTCGACCACCCAAAGGTCAGGGTCGCGGCTAACGGCTCGGGCGATATAGTCGTCGAGCTCACGTTCCTGGTCCGACGCGTGGGGCTGCATCCAGAACCGCTCGCCGTCCATGCGGGTCGCCTCCGCATAGAGGGTGGCGGTGCCCCGCGGCCGGTTCAGCACCTTGACCAGCACCGAGCCGGCGTTGGCGTCTCCCTTGCGCTCCACCATCGCGAACGCGCCGGAAACTTCGGCGCGACGGATGAGGGCGCCGACCCAGATGTCGGTGGAGAGCAACATGGCGCGAACCTACGCGCCCAGCGCCCGGCGCGTAACCCCTGGACCGGAGATGGCCCCTCCCCTAAGTGCGCCTGCATGAGCACGATCAACGAGGCCCTGGACGAGGTTGCGTCCGAATTCGACCTCCTCGGGGACTGGGAGGCGCAGTACGGCTATGTGATCGACCTTGGCCGGACGCTGGCGCCGCTGAGCGACGCCGAGCGGATCGACGCCAACAAGGTGCGTGGCTGCGCGAGCCAGGTGTGGCTGGTCACTGAGCCCCAAGCCGACGGGACCGTCGTGTTTCGTGGCGATTCCGACGCTCACATCGTCCGCGGGCTGGTGGCCGTGGTGCTGCGGCTACTGTCGGGGCGGACACCGGCGGAGATCCTGGCCTTCGACATCAAGGCCGCCTTCGAGCGCTTAGGCTTCTCGCAATCGCTGTCGTCGCAGCGGACCAACGGTCTGGCCTCGATGGTCGCCCGCATCCGTCGCGACGCGGAGGCCCTGGCCTAGACGCCAAAAGGCAGCGGGTCGCCCCGCCGCCTTCAGCCGACCGAATCGGTCTTATTTGCGAGCTTTGCGCGGCGCCTGACGGCCGCCTTGGCCGAGACCCATCTGTTTGGCCAGGTCTGAGCGGGCCTTGGCGTAGTTCGGGGCGACCATCGGATAGTCCTTCGGCAGGCCCCACTTGGCCCGATATTCCTCGGGGCTCATGTTGTACTTGGTGCGCAGGTGGCGCTTCAGCGACTTGAACTTTCGGCCGTCCTCCAGGCAGACCAAATGGTCGGCGGTGATGGAGCGACGCACCGGCACCGCCGGTTCCTTAGGCGCGACTTCTGCGGTTTCGACACCGGCGGAGACACTCGCCAGGGCGCGATGCACGCTTTGGATCAGGTTGGGCAGGTCCGCAGCCGCGACGGTATTGTTGCCAACATATGCGGAGACAATATCCGCCGTCATCTCGATGACGTCTGACTTATCATCCATGCGCTCAATTCCACCAAATGCCCGCGACGCACGCGGAGAAAGAAATCTAGACTGTTACAGGCTCATTATATGGAAGACCCTGGCCACACAAGCAGCCATCGCCTGCAGCAAATTGTTCGCAACAAGCAAGAAGAGAAAGCAAAGTCCGCAGCGGGCGGAGCTCAAAACCAGCGCAAGCCGAACTGCAAACTTGCCGTGGCCGGCGCCTTGCAGATCACCAGTCGGCGACAGCTTCCTCGGCCGAGGCGGCCTTAGCGCCGGCGAACACGGTGTCGCTGGCGATGATCGTCACCGGCGCGGCCGGGTCGTCGATTAGATTGAGCGTCTCACGGATATACTTGGCGTGGGTGACGATGCCGATCTCCAGGCGCTCGCTGTTCAGCTCGACCTGCTGGGTCAGAAGGCCGGCGATGAACTCCGACGCCGCGCCGCTAGCGCCGTTACGGCGGCGTGCGGTGTCGTTCATATAGACCGGGCCGCCAGAGTTGCCCGGGAAGACCGAGAAATCGAGCAGGAAGGTCGGGAAGGCCTTGGCCGGCGCCACCGGAAAGGAGGCGACGCGGCCGGCGCGCAGGATCGGGAAGCCCGCCTGGTTGGCGGCCAGGCCGCGCGGGAAGCCCAGCGCCATCATCTCGTCGCCGGCGGCGACATGGTGGCTGGTGAAGGTGTCGTCGCCCGCCAAGTAGTCCTTCGGGATCGCCGCCTTGGCGAATTCCGGCGGCGCCTGGACGCTGAGGGCGGCGACGTCGCGTTGCGGGTGGCGGGTCCACAGCTGATGGCCGCGGGCGTCGCGGATCGTCAATGAGGTGGGGGTGTAGCTCCAGGTGCCGTCGGGGTTTTCGACGCGGTAACCGATGCGGGCCACCTGTCCCGGCATCTTGTCGAGGACGTGGCTGGCGGTGACCAGCACGGTGCGCGGCGTACCGTCCGGCGCGGGGTCAGAAATCAGGAATCCCGTACCCACAGTACGCGTCCCGTCGCCGAGCGGCTGCTCCAGCTGGACGGTCACGTGAATCAGTTCGACGGAAAGGTCGAAGACCATGTCACGCCCCCAAACCCGAACTCAAAAACGAAAAACCACAACACCCTTCGCGTCTTAAGCGCGATCTCGATGTCCTTTCTCAAACCAGAGTCAGGCCGCGGCGCCAAGTGGCGGGGTGTTCACAATCGTGCGCCCATTCGACGCTTGACCATAAATGCGGCGACGCTTGAGCCCGCGTCGGGGGCGGGCCATGACTTGGGAATGAGCATTCCCCTCGCCCCCGTGGCCCCGAAGCGCCCGCAGACGATCCACCAGCTGGGTCGCACACGAGTGGATGACTACGCCTGGCTGAAGGATGCCGCGTGGCGCGACGTGCTGCGCGATCCCTCGAAGCTGGACCTGGCCATCCGCGCCCACCTCGAGGCTGAGAACGCCTACACGCAGGCCCTGCTGGCGCAGACCGAGACCCTGCAGGCGCAGCTGTTCGCCGAGATGAAGGGCCGGATCAAGGAAGATGACTCCTCCGTCCCCGCGTCGGACGGACCCTTCGAATACTACGCCCGCTTCGAGACTGGCGCTCAACACCCGATCCATGCGCGTCGCCCGCGCGGCGGCGGGCCAGAGCAGATCCTGCTGGATGAAGAGGCCCTGGCGTCAGGCAAGGCCTTCTTCCAGGTGGGCGCGGCGGGACATTCGCCGGACCACCGCCTCTACGCGTGGGCGAGCGACGAACAGGGCTCGGAGTATTTCACGATCCAGGTGAAGCGGCTGAACGACGGCGCGTCCGTCGGCGGCGCGGTGGAGAGCTCGGCCGGGGACTTCGCCTTTTCCGCGGACAGCGCCTGGCTGTTCTGGATCTGGCGCGATGAGAACGCGCGGCCCGCCAAAGTCTTCCGCCGGCCGCTGGGGGCCGATACGCCCGGCTTCGGCGAAGACGTGCTGGTCTATGAAGAGGCCGACGACGGCATGTTCCTGGGCGTCGGCCGCACCGCCGACGACCAGTGGATGCTGATCCATGTCGGTAATCAGGAGACCACTGAGGTGCTGGTTATTCCGCAGGCGACGCCGGATGCGGCGCCGGTGGTCGCCGCGCCGCGCCAGAAGGGGGTGAAGTACGATCTGGACCATTGGACCGATCGCTGGGTCATACGGACCAACGCGGGCGACGCCGTCGACTTCAAGCTGATGACCTCGCAGGCGGACATTCCCGTCCAGGCGACCTGGCGCGAATGGATCGCCCACCAGCCTGGCCGATACATCACCGGCTTCGCCGCCTATGCCGGCCATCTGGTGCGCGCCGAACGGACCGACGCCCTGGACCGCCTGGTCGTCACGGCGCGCGATGGATCCGAGCACATCGTCAGCTTCGACGAAGAGGCCTATGCGCTGAGTCTTGAGGGCGCGCTGGAATACGACACGACGGTTGTGCGCTTCGTCTACCAGTCCCCGACGACGCCCAGGCAGTGGTTCGACTATGATCTGGCGAGCCGGGCGCGGACCCTTCGCAAGACCCAGGAAATCCCATCGGGGCATGATCCGGACCGTTACGTGGCGCGTCGCTTGCAAGCGACGGCGGCCGACGGGGAGACCGTGCCGATCACCGTGCTGATGCTGAAGGACACGCCGCTCGACGGCTCGGCGCCGCTGATGGTCTATGGCTACGGCGCCTATGGCCACGCCATGGAGCCGAGCTTCTCGATCCGGAACCTGAGCCTGGTGGATCGGGGGTGGATCTGGGCGGTGGCTCATATCCGCGGCGGCTCGGACAAGGGCTGGGGCTGGTTCCTCGGCGGCCGGCGCGAGACCAAGCCCAACACCTTCACGGATTTCATCGCTTGCGCCGAGCATCTGTGCGCGGAAGGCTATGGAACCCCCGGACGGGTGGCGGCCTACGGCGGCTCGGCGGGCGGGATGCTGATGGGTGCGGTCGCCAATCTGCGGCCCGACCTCTGGGGCGCGGTGATCGCCGCCGTGCCCTTCGTCGATGTCCTGTCGACCATGAGCGACGCCGACTTGCCGCTGACGCCGCCGGAATGGCCTGAGTGGGGCAATCCCATCGAGGATCCTGCGGCCTACGACCTGATCGCCAGCTACAGCCCCTATGACCAGGTGGCGGCCAAGCCCTATCCGCCGATCCTGGCGACCGGCGGGCTGTCCGACCCGCGCGTCACCTATTGGGAGCCGGCCAAGTGGATCGCCCGGTTGCGGGCTGAAACGACGAGCGCGGCGCCGGTGATGCTGAAGCTGAACATGGACGCCGGCCACGGCGGCGCGTCAGGGCGGTTCGACTTCCTGAAGGAGATCGCCCTCGACTACGCCTTCGCCATCTGGGCGTTGGAGCGGGGATGGACCAAAGCGTGATCGTGCGGACGTCAACGCCTGCGGACGCCGACGCTATGGCGGCCATCTATGGCTGGCATGCGGTCCATGGGTTCGGCACCTTCGAAGAGGCCGCGCCAACCACAGCCGATATGGCGGCGCGGCGCGCGGCGATCGTCGCCAAGGGCCTGCCCCACTTCATTGCGGAAGATGACGGCGGTGTTCTCGGATTCGCCTACGCAGGACCGTTTCGCCCGCGCGCGGCCTACCGCTACACCGTGGAGGACAGTGTCTATGTGGCCCCGGACGCCGTCGGCCGCGGCGTCGGCCGGCTGCTTCTGGCGCAGGTGCTGAGGGCCTGCGAGAACCTGGGCGTACGTCAAGTGATGGCGGTGATCGGCGACAGCGGCAACGCCGCCTCGATCGGCCTGCATCGCTCCCTCGGGTTCGAGCCCGCCGGCGTCGGCCGCAACCTCGGCTTCAAGCACGGCCGATGGGTCGACATCGTCTGGATGCAGAAGGCGCTCAACGGCGGGGCGGAAACAGCGCCACAGGGACCGGGCGTGGATCTGAGCTGATACGAAAAAGGCGGGCGCCCTGCGGCGCCCGCCCTTCCGTTACGCTTGTACTAAACGAATTAGAACTTACGGACGTAGGACACGGCCCACACGTCGGCCTTGCCGCCGCCGTTGTTGAAGTCGTGGCGGGTGTAGTCGCCACGGATGCCGTTGACGCCGTCGAAGGCGTACTGGGCGCCGACGCCGTAGTTCCAGGACTCTTCGCTGTCGCTGACGCTGATCGCGCCGCTCTTGGCGCCGACCTTCGACGTGCCGTAGCCGACGCGGGCCAGCAGGTCGACGTTCGGCGCGACCGGCAGGAAGCCGACGCCATAACCGGCGAAGCTGTGCTTCAGCTTCGTCTTGACGGTGGTCGCGCCGACCGTCGTGCGGTCACCGTCGACGCCGAAGGCGGCTTCGGCTTCAACGCCGAAATAGGGGTGGACGCGCGCGCCCAGGCGGCCGGCGATTGCGCCGAAGTTGGCGTCGCTGCCACCGTCGACGAAGGCATAGCCCAGGTTACCGTACAGGCTGGGCTGAGAGATGCTCTGGGCGGCGGCGGGGACGGCGCAAAGCGCAACGAGAGAACCGGCGACGGCGGCGAGCATGGAGGTCTTCATGAATTTATCCCACTAACTGTGCTGCAGTTGTGCAGCGCGGCGTAAATGCGCCCACCGCTTAGGCATCTCAATAGCTGTAGCGCCGCAAAGACACGTACTGTGGCGATTTTGCCGCGGCGGCCGCGGGCAGCCCGAGAGCGCGGCAGAATGCGGTGGACGGTCAAATCGAAAATCGTCCTGGCAAGGACGTTTTCCGGCCACCGTGTCTTGAATCTTAACCCTAAGGCGACAGCGGGGGCTCATGCCAGCCTTCGTCACCG
This is a stretch of genomic DNA from Phenylobacterium immobile (ATCC 35973). It encodes these proteins:
- a CDS encoding porin family protein, encoding MKTSMLAAVAGSLVALCAVPAAAQSISQPSLYGNLGYAFVDGGSDANFGAIAGRLGARVHPYFGVEAEAAFGVDGDRTTVGATTVKTKLKHSFAGYGVGFLPVAPNVDLLARVGYGTSKVGAKSGAISVSDSEESWNYGVGAQYAFDGVNGIRGDYTRHDFNNGGGKADVWAVSYVRKF
- a CDS encoding trypsin-like serine peptidase; the protein is MVFDLSVELIHVTVQLEQPLGDGTRTVGTGFLISDPAPDGTPRTVLVTASHVLDKMPGQVARIGYRVENPDGTWSYTPTSLTIRDARGHQLWTRHPQRDVAALSVQAPPEFAKAAIPKDYLAGDDTFTSHHVAAGDEMMALGFPRGLAANQAGFPILRAGRVASFPVAPAKAFPTFLLDFSVFPGNSGGPVYMNDTARRRNGASGAASEFIAGLLTQQVELNSERLEIGIVTHAKYIRETLNLIDDPAAPVTIIASDTVFAGAKAASAEEAVADW
- a CDS encoding GNAT family N-acetyltransferase, with the protein product MDQSVIVRTSTPADADAMAAIYGWHAVHGFGTFEEAAPTTADMAARRAAIVAKGLPHFIAEDDGGVLGFAYAGPFRPRAAYRYTVEDSVYVAPDAVGRGVGRLLLAQVLRACENLGVRQVMAVIGDSGNAASIGLHRSLGFEPAGVGRNLGFKHGRWVDIVWMQKALNGGAETAPQGPGVDLS
- a CDS encoding S9 family peptidase, yielding MSIPLAPVAPKRPQTIHQLGRTRVDDYAWLKDAAWRDVLRDPSKLDLAIRAHLEAENAYTQALLAQTETLQAQLFAEMKGRIKEDDSSVPASDGPFEYYARFETGAQHPIHARRPRGGGPEQILLDEEALASGKAFFQVGAAGHSPDHRLYAWASDEQGSEYFTIQVKRLNDGASVGGAVESSAGDFAFSADSAWLFWIWRDENARPAKVFRRPLGADTPGFGEDVLVYEEADDGMFLGVGRTADDQWMLIHVGNQETTEVLVIPQATPDAAPVVAAPRQKGVKYDLDHWTDRWVIRTNAGDAVDFKLMTSQADIPVQATWREWIAHQPGRYITGFAAYAGHLVRAERTDALDRLVVTARDGSEHIVSFDEEAYALSLEGALEYDTTVVRFVYQSPTTPRQWFDYDLASRARTLRKTQEIPSGHDPDRYVARRLQATAADGETVPITVLMLKDTPLDGSAPLMVYGYGAYGHAMEPSFSIRNLSLVDRGWIWAVAHIRGGSDKGWGWFLGGRRETKPNTFTDFIACAEHLCAEGYGTPGRVAAYGGSAGGMLMGAVANLRPDLWGAVIAAVPFVDVLSTMSDADLPLTPPEWPEWGNPIEDPAAYDLIASYSPYDQVAAKPYPPILATGGLSDPRVTYWEPAKWIARLRAETTSAAPVMLKLNMDAGHGGASGRFDFLKEIALDYAFAIWALERGWTKA